Proteins encoded by one window of Musa acuminata AAA Group cultivar baxijiao chromosome BXJ2-9, Cavendish_Baxijiao_AAA, whole genome shotgun sequence:
- the LOC135622456 gene encoding E3 ubiquitin-protein ligase SDIR1-like isoform X1, with the protein MSYFFRGSRADIESGLPGFIPDRRPVRMHAGVRPVNNNSMAFLVTVLVLFMILNSHQMSPNFLLWLVLGVFLMATSLRMYATCQQLQAQAQAHAAAASGFLGGTELRLHVPPSIAFATRGRLQSLRLQLALLDREFDDLDYDALRALDSDNPPDAPSMTEEEINSLPVHKYKLQSSNRQSGGSVLQHASSSSISATEQKRQEGTKLDGNLKTPEDELTCSVCLEQVNVGELVRSLPCLHQFHANCIDPWLRQQGTCPVCKHRVNSGWHAHSDGEMDMV; encoded by the exons atgagttattttttccgGGGGAGTCGGGCGGACATCGAAAGCGGCTTGCCTGGATTTATACCGGATAGGCGACCGGTG CGAATGCATGCGGGAGTTCGTCCTGTTAATAACAATTCGATGGCTTTTCTCGTAACCG TCCTTGTGCTGTTCATGATATTGAATTCACATCAGATGtcacccaactttctg CTTTGGCTTGTTTTGGGAGTGTTTCTGATGGCCACCAGCCTTAGGATGTATGCAACTTGCCAACAACTTCAGGCCCAAGCCCAAGCTCATGCTGCAGCTGCAAGTGGCTTCCTTGGTGGCACGGAGCTGCGGTTGCATGTTCCACCATCCATAGCCTTTGCCACAAGAGGACGCTTACAAAGCCTCAGGCTCCAACTTGCTCTTCTTGACCGGGAATTCGATGATTTAG ATTATGATGCTTTAAGAGCACTGGATTCTGATAATCCTCCTGATGCTCCTTCGATGACCGAGGAAGAGATCAATTCGCTACCTGTACACAAATACAAGCTTCAATCCTCCAATCGGCAAAG TGGTGGATCAGTTCTGCAACATGCATCGTCTTCTTCAATATCTGCAACTGAG CAGAAAAGGCAGGAAGGTACTAAACTAGATGGAAACTTGAAGACTCCAGAAGATGAACTGACATGCAGTGTTTGCTTGGAGCAAGTCAATGTAGGAGAATTAGTAAGAAGCTTACCATGCTTACATCAG TTTCATGCAAACTGTATCGACCCCTGGTTGCGTCAGCAAGGTACATGTCCTGTCTGCAAACATAGGGTGAATTCTGGATGGCATGCACACAGTGATGGCGAAATGGACATGGTTTAA
- the LOC135622456 gene encoding E3 ubiquitin-protein ligase SDIR1-like isoform X2, with the protein MSYFFRGSRADIESGLPGFIPDRRPVRMHAGVRPVNNNSMAFLVTVLVLFMILNSHQMSPNFLLWLVLGVFLMATSLRMYATCQQLQAQAQAHAAAASGFLGGTELRLHVPPSIAFATRGRLQSLRLQLALLDREFDDLDYDALRALDSDNPPDAPSMTEEEINSLPVHKYKLQSSNRQSGGSVLQHASSSSISATEKRQEGTKLDGNLKTPEDELTCSVCLEQVNVGELVRSLPCLHQFHANCIDPWLRQQGTCPVCKHRVNSGWHAHSDGEMDMV; encoded by the exons atgagttattttttccgGGGGAGTCGGGCGGACATCGAAAGCGGCTTGCCTGGATTTATACCGGATAGGCGACCGGTG CGAATGCATGCGGGAGTTCGTCCTGTTAATAACAATTCGATGGCTTTTCTCGTAACCG TCCTTGTGCTGTTCATGATATTGAATTCACATCAGATGtcacccaactttctg CTTTGGCTTGTTTTGGGAGTGTTTCTGATGGCCACCAGCCTTAGGATGTATGCAACTTGCCAACAACTTCAGGCCCAAGCCCAAGCTCATGCTGCAGCTGCAAGTGGCTTCCTTGGTGGCACGGAGCTGCGGTTGCATGTTCCACCATCCATAGCCTTTGCCACAAGAGGACGCTTACAAAGCCTCAGGCTCCAACTTGCTCTTCTTGACCGGGAATTCGATGATTTAG ATTATGATGCTTTAAGAGCACTGGATTCTGATAATCCTCCTGATGCTCCTTCGATGACCGAGGAAGAGATCAATTCGCTACCTGTACACAAATACAAGCTTCAATCCTCCAATCGGCAAAG TGGTGGATCAGTTCTGCAACATGCATCGTCTTCTTCAATATCTGCAACTGAG AAAAGGCAGGAAGGTACTAAACTAGATGGAAACTTGAAGACTCCAGAAGATGAACTGACATGCAGTGTTTGCTTGGAGCAAGTCAATGTAGGAGAATTAGTAAGAAGCTTACCATGCTTACATCAG TTTCATGCAAACTGTATCGACCCCTGGTTGCGTCAGCAAGGTACATGTCCTGTCTGCAAACATAGGGTGAATTCTGGATGGCATGCACACAGTGATGGCGAAATGGACATGGTTTAA